The following proteins come from a genomic window of Dreissena polymorpha isolate Duluth1 chromosome 1, UMN_Dpol_1.0, whole genome shotgun sequence:
- the LOC127848006 gene encoding uncharacterized protein LOC127848006 — protein sequence MMLYNRFIAVGKEKLLFFLGKHGVRHLGSMTQVYASVRQSDLPGYPGCQCTTVALAAILHWELVRKQGRSRPTAAMVNEIMRTGNRLHNLFRDVYQLSVEGDNRVAIDDLPLDRYLTLCNVFSQRKVVVKRSGDIKYVCTSEMQTFGNDIMSLKQMLINAKSPSAFLVTCGDLSQAIFKRDDEYELFDSHGFIKIYMGHKVKPKGSIFRFLCITEFDKFIVSVHGEGSYMQVAELTVRPEP from the exons ATGATGCTCTACAATAGGTTCATTGCGGTCGGGAAAGAAAAG TTGCTGTTTTTTCTCGGGAAACATGGTGTACGTCATTTAG GCTCGATGACCCAGGTGTACGCGAGCGTCCGCCAGTCCGATCTCCCCGGCTACCCCGGTTGCCAGTGCACAACGGTAGCGCTCGCCGCCATCCTACACTGGGAACTGGTGCGGAAGCAGGGTAGAAGCCGACCAACAGCCGCAATGGTCAATGAAATTATGCGCACCGGAAACCGGCTGCACAATCTGTTCAG AGACGTGTACCAACTCAGTGTGGAAGGGGACAACCGGGTTGCCATTGACGACCTGCCTCTGGACCGCTACCTTACGTTGTGTAACGTCTTCAGTCAGCGGAAGGTTGTCGTCAAACGTTCCGGAGATATCAAATACGTCTGTACCAGTGAAATGCAAACGTTCGGAAATGACATAATGTCACTAAAG CAGATGCTTATTAACGCCAAATCACCTAGTGCATTTCTGGTGACGTGCGGGGATCTCTCACAGGCAATCTTTAAACGGGATGACGAATATGAACTGTTCGATTCCCATGGATTCATCAAAATATACATGGGACACAAGGTGAAACCGAAAGGTTCCATTTTTCG ATTCTTGTGTATAACTGAATTTGACAAGTTCATAGTGTCCGTGCACGGGGAAGGATCATATATGCAGGTAGCAGAACTAACAGTGCGACCCGAACCTTAA
- the LOC127848036 gene encoding uncharacterized protein LOC127848036 has product MTQVYASVRQSDLPGYPGCQCTTVALAAILHWELVRKQGRSRPTAAMVNEIMRTGNRLHNLFRDVYQLSVEGDNRVAIDDLPLDRYLTLCNVFSQRKVVVKRSGDIKYVCTSEMQTFGNDIMSLKQMLINAKSPSAFLVTCGDLSQAIFKRDDEYELFDSHGFIKIYMGHKVKPKGSIFRFLCITEFDKFIVSVHGEGSYMQVAELTVRPEP; this is encoded by the exons ATGACCCAGGTGTACGCGAGCGTCCGCCAGTCCGATCTCCCCGGCTACCCCGGTTGCCAGTGCACAACGGTAGCGCTCGCCGCCATCCTACACTGGGAACTGGTGCGGAAGCAGGGTAGAAGCCGACCAACAGCCGCAATGGTCAATGAAATTATGCGCACCGGAAACCGGCTGCACAATCTGTTCAG AGACGTGTACCAACTCAGTGTGGAAGGGGACAACCGGGTTGCCATTGACGACCTGCCTCTGGACCGCTACCTTACGTTGTGTAACGTCTTCAGTCAGCGGAAGGTTGTCGTCAAACGTTCCGGAGATATCAAATACGTATGTACCAGTGAAATGCAAACGTTCGGAAATGACATAATGTCACTAAAG CAGATGCTTATTAACGCCAAATCACCTAGTGCATTTCTGGTGACGTGCGGGGATCTCTCACAGGCAATCTTTAAACGGGATGACGAATATGAACTGTTCGATTCCCATGGATTCATCAAAATATACATGGGACACAAGGTGAAACCGAAAGGTTCCATTTTTCG ATTCTTGTGTATAACTGAATTTGACAAGTTCATAGTGTCCGTGCACGGGGAAGGATCATATATGCAGGTAGCAGAACTAACAGTGCGACCCGAACCTTAA